The genomic stretch AGAAATATGGTGAATATTTTGATTCTACGATTACGCTCGTAAAAACCGCAAAGTTAATAAGAATTATAGCGAAATCTAGCTATATTGTCAAATAGTTTTTAAACAAAATTTTATCTGGTGATCATTTTCAAACTTATTTGGGAAAGTTTTCGGTTTGCACTACAAGCTTTGCGGTCCAACCTGACACGAACAGTCTTATCGCTATTGGGTGTCACAATCGGGATTTTTGCCATTATTGCCGTTTTCACTTTAGTGGATTCCTTGGAGAAAAACATAAAATCCAGCTTTTCGTTCCTTGGCACTAATGTTTTAAGGGTAGACCGGTTCCCTTTTTCCTCTGGCCCTGGCGAATATCCATGGTGGAGGTACTTCCGCCGGCCTCCTGCTAACCACAGCGAGTTCGTGTTTTTAAAAGACCGGTTAAAAAACGCCGAAGCCATCACCATCTCCGCATCGGCATCTGCCACCCTGAAGCGAGGCAGCAGTTCTTTTGAGGGAGCTAATCTGGAAGGGGTGGTTTTTGATCATAAAGAAGTGTATGATGTGCCCGTGGTCGATGGACGTTTTTTTACTGAGCTGGAAATCACGGCCGCCAGAAATGTCACTGTCCTCGGTGCCAAAATAGCCAATGCCCTCTTCCCTGAGGGAGATGCAGTCGGCAAAGAAATGAAAATCAAAGGGCACAAATTTATGGTTATTGGATTGTTGGAAGAAGAAGGAGAAGGACTCTTTGACCTGCCTTCCAAAGACGATGCTTGCCTGATTCCTTTTGGTGCCTTCGGAAAAATGTACCATATGGGCAGATGGGGCGTGGAACCTACCATTGCCGCCAAGGGCATGGACAGCGACGAAGGACTGATCGCGCTGGAAAATGAAATGACGGGGTTGCTTCGTGGCAAAAGAGGATTGAAACCAACCGAAGAAGATAATTTCGCCCTGAACAAGTCTGAATTTATCCAAAACGCCATCGGGGCCATCTTTGATGTCATCAGCATCGCCGGGGCAGTCATTGGTGGTTTTTCCATTCTGGTAGGCGGTTTTGGCATCGCCAACATCATGTTCGTTTCCGTCCGCGAGCGTACCAACATCATTGGCATCCAGAAGTCCTTAGGTGCCAAAAACTATTTTATCCTTCTTCAATTCCTCTTTGAGTCTACATTCCTTAGCCTTTTTGGCGGACTGACAGGTTTACTGCTGGTATTTGC from Echinicola soli encodes the following:
- a CDS encoding ABC transporter permease, producing MIIFKLIWESFRFALQALRSNLTRTVLSLLGVTIGIFAIIAVFTLVDSLEKNIKSSFSFLGTNVLRVDRFPFSSGPGEYPWWRYFRRPPANHSEFVFLKDRLKNAEAITISASASATLKRGSSSFEGANLEGVVFDHKEVYDVPVVDGRFFTELEITAARNVTVLGAKIANALFPEGDAVGKEMKIKGHKFMVIGLLEEEGEGLFDLPSKDDACLIPFGAFGKMYHMGRWGVEPTIAAKGMDSDEGLIALENEMTGLLRGKRGLKPTEEDNFALNKSEFIQNAIGAIFDVISIAGAVIGGFSILVGGFGIANIMFVSVRERTNIIGIQKSLGAKNYFILLQFLFESTFLSLFGGLTGLLLVFAITFVPLGSLEIFMSAKNILLGIGLSSVIGMLSGVVPAGIAARMDPVEAIRTN